The Tenrec ecaudatus isolate mTenEca1 chromosome 8, mTenEca1.hap1, whole genome shotgun sequence DNA window AAGGGACATGACCCTAAGGCAGGAGCCATGGCACTTCATTTTCTTGTGTATCCTTTCATTACCCAAGGAAGTTCTGCTGGGCAGTCTGTATTGCCTGGTCTTGTGGGACCGTCTGCACTTCTGTCACCGGAGGCAATGGACAGAGTCTCCCCATCTTACCTTTGCTGGAGACCTCTGTCCCCTCTGCCCCCCATCTTTAGATGATCAAATAATAGGCAATATCTTATTACCATGGCAatacaatattttttgccaataccacaattcaaatgcatcaactcttcttcagttttctatATTCATCACccagtttaaaaaaatatttttattgggggctcttacatttgtcacttttgcatgcatgtgaggcaattgaaaatatcatggcttaggccaggtgcacctcagtcctcaaagtagaatccttgatttgtcttttttatttttttaacactttaaagatgttttttgcagcagatttggccAGTTGAatgtatcattttatttctttttaaaattattattaattgggagttaatacttctatcatattattccatagttctgtcacatcaagcagaattgtgcaatgctaccacaatcgatttccaAACATTCTATTTCTTCCTGGAGtccctgacatcatctcccttttaccatcccaccaccaccagtgtgcctcccacccccaaacccttattccagttgttgtccctataggctcatcaGTCTTGGGTTGCATAcaccaaaacacaaaaaaacatataacacaacttcatgagggcaatctccaatgacataacacctctgagatacactatgaacaaacaaaaatacagaaaatgttcaaaactagatcaggtccagcatgcatacGAGGGGGGGGCGgttaactgacaaagttttaactgttcaagtcagatttatgccttagaTCTTCTGTACTCACCTCTCCAATTAGTAAactctttcctcccatccctcaactgTGGACAGAGGAGTTCACCAGAGGTctgtttcctatgtagttcccacaaacgAGTCTCAggctccactgtcatccataacctctgcaagccagattctcacaatttcgtCTCTGATTCTATCCCCTCCTTCTACTTTGGTTCATATGATTTATAGTCCTTCGGTGACtgatattggtgtgcttcttcaatgtggacttagttgatatctcacttagatagccacgtgtttggagacaagcctttaagaccccggatgttattttatctgatagctgggcaccatctagattcttcaccacactttgctatggcacccgtatcttctgtgttcccttcctgagggtgagtatcaagcagggccatgatgtaaaagCTAATATTTCttcagttggagctaggatttagtgcaagccaaaacccactcctggatctatgttttgttttttaatttgctaTTAATTGAgagctaatacatatatcattccatcggtcaatcacatcaagcagaattgttcaattgcttccacaatcagtttccaaacatacctTTTCTTCCTGGATTCTTTGACATTGTTTCacttttaccaccaccaccccccaccatccCTGTACATCCCCTCTCCtccgaaacccttattctacttgctgtccctataggttcatcagtcctgggtttcatttccCAAACAACAGAAagccatataacacaacttcaggaGCTGCTGCTTCCGTGGGCTACGGGTGGTTAGTGGCCACGGTGTTTCTGAGTGATGCTCCAGAGCAGGGAGGCTTCATTCTGACTACACATGGGCACCACCTGGGgagattgaaaaaataataatatccaGATTCCATCTATGGAGATTCTTGCCGAATTGTTCAGGGATAAAGGCAAGCCTGAAGTTTTGATTCCTGGTGTACTCTCTTATGTCTGCCAGGGCTTCTGCTGGGCAGCTTGaacttgagaaccactggtcataAGAAATCATGTGAGGGCTCAAGAAATCCTGATGGGATCTCTTTCCAAATCACTTCCAGGCAGTCATCAAGCTATTTCTGCCCTGGATTTTGCTCAGTTTTACTGGAAGAGCCATGGTGACTGGCCATGCAACCTCATTGAAGGGGTTTGCGCTgccatttcctttttccctcacTGTCTCTTCTCTCCTTCCGGCAGGGTTCGTGTGAGCCAGGAGGGGCAGTTTCTTCACTACATCTTTCCCTACCAGTTCATGGACTCACCTGAATGGGAATCCCTGCAGCCCTCTGAGGAGGGGGTGTTCCAGGTAACAGACCAGCACTGTCCCCCATGAGTCCAGCAATCGCTCAACATCCATGTTTCGACTCTCATGTCTGCCCGGTGGACCACTGGCAAGGATGGGATCCTCAGATGCGAAGCATGCCTGCATTCTTGGTGTAGGGAGAGCAGTAGCAGGAGGTGCCTGCCCTGatcccccaagcccactgccactgagttgatgccaactcctagtgatctcatatagggtttcccaggctgtgaatctttatgggtctAGTCTAGTCTCATCTTACGCCTGAGGGGCAATTGGCACCAGCCGGACCTAGATCTCTCCCAGAAGATCCTAGACTCACTCACTTAatcactctcttactcactcactctctctcactcactcttactcactactcactcactctctctcactcactcttactcactactcactcactctcactcactcttactcactactcactcactctctctcactcactcttactCACTACTCTCTTACTCACTCATCCACTCTCTCGCTCACTCACTACTTTTattcactcactctccactcactcacgcactctcttacgcactcactcactgactgccatcaagttgatgctaactccTGAGCTCCTTGTACTCGTTCGTGAGTCACATATCCAGCTCTTCCCTTCCTCACACTTGCCGCGCATACCCGCCAGGCTGCACTAGAGGCATTTCCTGAAACCACATGCTTGCCAGCTTCTTGCTTGGCTTCTACTGAAATGTATTTCCCTTTCTACATTGGGAGATGGCAACTCCCTTCCTCTGGAAGCTGACCCGATTGGCCTCTTCAGTGCCTCGCCCGCCAACTCATCCTTCCCGCCCATGAGCCTGTTCTGTGCCTTCTACTTTTGCTGACTGGTGTGCATCTTGTTCTCTGTTCTAGTTGTCTGGTTTCCTTTCTATCTTCCACGTGGTGaattctttgaagtaaaaatctgGGCCTCTTCCACTTTGTGTCTCCAACGGAGGATAGAGGCCGGAACACAGTAGGGGTTCATGAAGGTTTGCTGGGCTGGCGTGGCAGCGGGCAGTAGGTTTCTCAGAGGAAACCCATGGCGCATTCATCTTCCTGCAGGCGGCACGCTCTGAGGGCTCCCCGGCTGCTTGGCCTCCACTCTGTTAGTCCTTCAGACTTCAGCTATCCTCTTTGTAATTCTTGTAGGAGTCCTgggcatagtggctatgcattgggctgctaactgcgaggtcagcagtttgaaaccatcagcgagtccaaaggagaacgatgaagctttctactctcataagcagttacagtcttgaaaacccacaggggcaggtctcccctgtccggACTCAGTGGCAGGAAGTTTGGCTTTTGGGGTTTTGTAGTTCTCACTTACTGAATAGCTAGCACATCGCAAGCATGATATATTGCCTCAGTGGTTTTCACAACCATCTTTGGGTTATTACCTCATTTATCCGATGAGGCAACTGCCTGGGCCTTACACTGAGAAAGTGGCAAAGCCAAGTGGCCTGGATGTGTTTATATGTTGTCGTTTGCTTGTTTTAATGAGATGGAGCTCCAGGAGAGCGGCATGAATCCACACTTTCCCTCTAAGAGGGGCCTCCTGCCTGGATAGTTTGCAGGAACGGGGTTCCATGTGTCTTTGCCACTTTATTAGGGAGTCCCTCCTGTGAGTACGAGTCAACCCCAGAATAGACACATGCCGAGCATTGCCACCTGGCAGGCCAGcttctgcctgcagcctgcctctaTGAGAATGGAACCTGAGAGGCAATCCAGATCCCACTGCCAGGGTCCCCAACCTCCGGGCTCCTCCTGTTCcaatcctcctctccctcctgcctTCCCTGTCCCCCTCGCCCCTCTCTGCCACCCTGGCATGTCTTTTGGGCAGGCCTGCAGGGGCATGAACCACCAAGAGGGCTGAGTCAGGCCTTGAGGCAGCCAGACCAAGGCTCTATTTTGGACGCTGACAAGGAAGAACAGGTGTGTGtagggggcggtggggagggtggtggcaggggtggtggtggaagccggGGATCCTCTCTGACACCAGGCTCAGAAGGAAGGGCTTTAACCCCAGATGGCCTCTCGGCCTGGAATGTTGGCCTGATCATATTTCTCGGATTTTTATTTTTAGTCTAAGCTTCCGTGGGAGCAATGAGAGCCACGCATTTGCCATTGGCTATGTAAAGTCCCATTTCCTCTTTGGCAAATGCCAAGTGATCTTCCAAGTTAAAGTTCACCCCATCCTTGGCTTTTACAGTCTTTGTTGACCGAGAGAACATTTACAGTGAATGCCTGGCTCATAATTCACATTGTGTTTAACACAGTCAATCAACGTCCCCTCACACCTCTCAGCAAGTCAATTAACTATGACTTTATTGACTGTTGAGCACTGTGACATGATCATCACTCACCAAGACCACAGCACAGGAGGCGCACACAAACACCATTGTGATCTCGCACCTGTGCATTGTGTTTTGCTGGACTCAGAGCCTGCTTACCTATGTTCCTTTATTTAATCCATTCAGCTAGCCTTTGAGGTGAGGATTTAAGAAATAGCCAGTCACGTGTTGTCATGGATTGAATATGTCTCTCAAAAATGTGTATCCACGTGGCTAGGCCATGATTCCCTGCATTACGTAAAAGGTTTCcagtttgtgatctgatgtaatcgTCCGACGTATTATGCATCCCAGTGCCCGTAGCTGATTAGGCTCTGTGAGAGAATTAGATTACATTTGTTTTTGTTGGCATTGAGATGAGGTTACAAAGGGATGAAATACTCCCCAATCGGGTCACAATCCTAATCAGACGTAAAGGAGGTTCCTCTGCGGTGGCTCACGagagattaggggagagagaagcCAGCAGCCAAGGAGACGCTTCCCACAACCAAGAAGAAGCGCTTGGAGTAGAGAGAGACCTGACCTGGGACCCTTATGCTGAGAATCTTCTAGACCTGTGGGACGATTGCCAAGGTCCCCCCAAAATATCGGGCGCATATATGTTTAAAGGAGGCAAAGaccttcccctagagctggcAGAGAAAGAAAGACTTCCTGAAGAGCCCCTAAACTTGAATTTTCGAGCCTCCTCAACTGTGAGAGCATAAGTTTGTATGTTCTGCAGCCACTGACTTGTGGTGTTTTTGCGACAGCTGCACTccacaaataggacacttgttaactttgtgacagacatgtgcataggtGTGTAAGGCCCAACCAAGAAAAAAAGTTCCCAGGACTTCTAAGAAAGTGTGTTTTTAATATAAGCTATAGAAAGGTGACATTAAGTTTAGAAGTACACAGAGTGATCATAGACACCTGGCTTCTTCATTCACTTGAATAAGTAAATGGGGTAATCTGCGAAAGGATAATGACTGTTAGTCAAAAATAAACGAGCGGGGTAATAGAGATGTGACTGCAATTTTAACTGAGGGAGAGCATGGAAGTCCTTGTTAAGCAGAAGAGATTTGAGCAGAGACCTGAAAGAAGAGACCAGGTAAATTCTGGGTTTAGTGTTTATTAGGCAGAGAGAGAGGTCAATGTGACGACCGTGATGGGGGAGAAGGTTGCATCTTTAAAGTTCAAGGAGTCGAGTGTGGCTGAAACCATGGGGGAGAAGGCAGGAAACAGAAGGACAAGGAGTCAGCGAGGGGAAAGGGCAGCCAGATCATGGAAGGGCTGAGATTATGTTTTCTATTGAAAGCCCCACGCATTTCCTCATGAAGTGGGTGTGGCATGCGACCAAAAGAGAAGGCCAAGAATTACTCTAAGGCCTTTGATCTGAACAACCAGAAGGATGGAGTGGTATCAACGTAGCTAAGGCCAATCAAACCAAgatcactgccttcgagttgattctgactcgtggtgagccAATAGGACACAGCAGAAGGGCCCCTTgtggtttcggaggctgtaaatctttagggaagcagaaagcctcaactttctctggtggagcagctggtgggttggagttgctggtgggttccaactgctgatctcgtTGTAGGCAACGCAACCCAGCATATCAGCCATGACGCCACCGTGGCTCATGCAGCGGGCAGGAGGAAGGCTACAAGGAGAGCTGGTTGGAGCAGAAGATAGAGAGTTGCATCTTTAAAGTTCAAGGAGTCGAGTGTGGCTGAAACCATGGGGGAGAAGGCAGGAAACAGAAGAACAAGGAGTCACAGCCCGGCCACCTTCTCTAGTTTAATctctccctctccaccctccccagGTCACTTTGACTGCCGAGACAACGTGCAGCTACATTTCCTGGCCCCGGAAAAGCCTCCACAATCTTCTGGCCAAAGACCGATACATCGCCCGCCTCTTCACCGCCTTGCTGGGCTATGACATTTCCGAGAAGCTCTACTCTCTCAACGACAAGCTCTTCGCCAAGTTTGGCCTGCGCTTTGATATCCGCCTGCCCAGCCTCTACCACGTCCTGGGTCCCGCTGCCCTGGACGCAGGGCCAGAGCCGGAGAAGAATGACGAGGAGCCTTGTGAGCCAGCCGTGGCCCTCTCCCAGAGCCTGCCCACACCTGTCCAGAACACACTCCCTCGGCCTCCCCCTCCATCTGCCACCAGCCCTCCTGCACCTCCTTCCCGGCCCAGGATGCCCAGGCCCGACAGCAGCGCCCTGGGTGAGGACTCGGCCAGTCTCGTGCTGGAGGATTTTGAGGAAGTGTCAGGATCAGAGTCGTTTATGGATTACAGGAGTGATGGGGAGTACCTGAGGTGAGGGGCGCGCTAACAGGGGCACAGCTACCAAGCTCAGGACTTTGTGTAAGTACTCAGGAGGCAGCTGGCACGCCTTCCTGCCAACAGCTGTTCTAACTTAGCTTGAAGAGTAGGGGGCCCGGGATGGGGTACAGAGTTTCATGGGCTCTGTGCTCCAGAAAGTGGTATTAACCCAGTCTTGCGGCTAGCAACTCACTCAGGGTGCATGCGAAGCATGGAGGGATGTTTAACCCATTCATGATTACTGTAAGCTGCTGCACAGTTTGGGGAGAGGGCTGGCTGACACTGTAAGTGGGCAGGCAGGTTGTGAATGTTTTTGGTAAGGTGGTGCTAAAACTGGGGGTCACCGAGACTTGATGTGCAGGTTGCTTTCTAAGGTGacggcagggaggggggaagatggcagggaggggggaagatgGTTCTAATATCTGCTGGGTCGTCTTCTTCATAGTCGGACCTGCAACACTGTCAGCAGTTAGCCTAAACTGGCCAAGGCATCTCATTTCAAAGAGGTCGGGGGATCACAGACCAATAGCCTGTGGGGAGAAAACGATTTCTACCCGACTTTCCTCTTCGTGAGGGGAGAACGTGATGCTGTTTCAGGCAGAGAACTGGACGCCTCTCGGCCCAAACAGTACCTTGATTAGATTGTGCGTACTGCAGCCTGGCTTTCTCAGCaaaacccacctctgtgcggtccaaactcgctgccatcaagtccattccaacccatactGACCCCGTGGGCCACAGGAGAGCTGccgtgtgcatttctgagaccgtATGGCTTGGCAGAAGTCAAAAGCCCCTGCTTCTCTCTGGGGACCCCGGGGTTCGAAGCCCAGTGTGCAGCCCCCGGGACCCACCATGCTCCTCTGTGAGTAGACTGAGCACGAATCTGGCAGGGCCTAACGGTGTGGGAGGCCTCGCTCTCCCAGCCCTGGAGAATGGGTGTACAGAAAGTGTCACACTTGGTCATTCTTGAAAATTGCTTTCATGTTCCCCTGGCTGCTCTCAGAGGACTATCACATTTTCCTCCGGGAACCCACCCAGTCATGGCAGAGGTCTAGATTTCCCTGAGGAAATTCCCACACATGCTCCTGTCTGGTAAGGCATTTCCAAGTAAGAGGGCCCTGCAGAGGCACACCACTCTTTGGGAAATCCCAACAAATTTCCAGCAAGGAAAGTTTCCAGGGCGTGCCAGGGGGCATATGTGCATTGTGAAACCTGGGTT harbors:
- the POPDC2 gene encoding popeye domain-containing protein 2 isoform X1, which translates into the protein MGASGSTVSQLLWQRPVCVGWRQDMEGALYHLANLFLLLGFMGGSGLYGCFYLFGFLGTGYLCYVLWGYFNACSLDIILWASLLAIACLSQLAHLTYRLREDTIPKEFHVLYKTLCLPLRVPPQTYKEIVHCCKEQVLGLATEQTYAVEGETPINRLSLLLAGRVRVSQEGQFLHYIFPYQFMDSPEWESLQPSEEGVFQVTLTAETTCSYISWPRKSLHNLLAKDRYIARLFTALLGYDISEKLYSLNDKLFAKFGLRFDIRLPSLYHVLGPAALDAGPEPEKNDEEPCEPAVALSQSLPTPVQNTLPRPPPPSATSPPAPPSRPRMPRPDSSALGEDSASLVLEDFEEVSGSESFMDYRSDGEYLSFYKSSSEQLSGYVQGKGPFGSDPDS
- the POPDC2 gene encoding popeye domain-containing protein 2 isoform X4, coding for MGASGSTVSQLLWQRPVCVGWRQDMEGALYHLANLFLLLGFMGGSGLYGCFYLFGFLGTGYLCYVLWGYFNACSLDIILWASLLAIACLSQLAHLTYRLREDTIPKEFHVLYKTLCLPLRVPPQTYKEIVHCCKEQVLGLATEQTYAVEGETPINRLSLLLAGRVRVSQEGQFLHYIFPYQFMDSPEWESLQPSEEGVFQVTLTAETTCSYISWPRKSLHNLLAKDRYIARLFTALLGYDISEKLYSLNDKLFAKFGLRFDIRLPSLYHVLGPAALDAGPEPEKNDEEPCEPAVALSQSLPTPVQNTLPRPPPPSATSPPAPPSRPRMPRPDSSALGNHRG
- the POPDC2 gene encoding popeye domain-containing protein 2 isoform X2, which encodes MGASGSTVSQLLWQRPVCVGWRQDMEGALYHLANLFLLLGFMGGSGLYGCFYLFGFLGTGYLCYVLWGYFNACSLDIILWASLLAIACLSQLAHLTYRLREDTIPKEFHVLYKTLCLPLRVPPQTYKEIVHCCKEQVLGLATEQTYAVEGETPINRLSLLLAGRVRVSQEGQFLHYIFPYQFMDSPEWESLQPSEEGVFQVTLTAETTCSYISWPRKSLHNLLAKDRYIARLFTALLGYDISEKLYSLNDKLFAKFGLRFDIRLPSLYHVLGPAALDAGPEPEKNDEEPCEPAVALSQSLPTPVQNTLPRPPPPSATSPPAPPSRPRMPRPDSSALGEDSASLVLEDFEEVSGSESFMDYRSDGEYLR